One Conger conger chromosome 18, fConCon1.1, whole genome shotgun sequence DNA window includes the following coding sequences:
- the degs1 gene encoding sphingolipid delta(4)-desaturase DES1, with protein MGNRVARDDYEWVYTDQPHADRRKEILAKYPEIKSLMGHDPRLKWIVCMMVAIQFLAFYLVKDLDWKWVLFWTYAFGSCVNHSMTLAIHEISHNAAFGNHKAMRNRWFAIFANLPVGLPYSASFKRYHLDHHRYLGGDGVDVDIPTEFEGWFFCTRLRKFIWIALQPVFYAIRPLCINPKPISQLELINLAVQLSFNAGLYWVWGAKPVVYMLAGSLLGMGLHPISGHFIAEHYMFLKGHETYSYYGSLNLLTFNVGYHNEHHDFPSIPGRRLPLVKKIAAEYYDDLPQYTSWVRVLYDFIMDDDLSPYSRIKRKLKGEVKQE; from the exons CAAAATACCCTGAGATCAAGTCGCTGATGGGCCATGACCCCAGGCTGAAGTGGATCGTGTGCATGATGGTGGCTATCCAGTTCCTGGCATTCTACCTAGTGAAAGATTTGGACTGGAAATGGGTCCTGTTCTGGACGTACGCGTTTGGCAGTTGCGTTAACCACTCCATGACCCTGGCTATCCACGAGATATCCCATAACGCGGCGTTCGGCAACCACAAGGCCATGCGCAACCGCTGGTTTGCCATCTTCGCCAACCTTCCCGTCGGCCTGCCCTACTCGGCCTCCTTCAAGCGCTACCACCTGGACCACCACCGCTACCTGGGCGGGGACGGCGTGGACGTGGACATCCCCACCGAGTTCGAGGGCTGGTTCTTCTGCACGCGCCTGCGCAAGTTCATCTGGATCGCCCTGCAGCCCGTCTTCTACGCCATCCGGCCGCTCTGCATCAACCCCAAGCCCATCAGCCAGCTGGAGCTCATCAACCTGGCCGTGCAGCTCTCCTTCAACGCCGGCCTCTACTGGGTGTGGGGCGCCAAGCCCGTGGTGTACATGCTGGCCGGCTCCCTGCTGGGCATGGGCCTGCACCCCATCTCCGGCCACTTCATCGCCGAGCACTACATGTTCCTGAAGGGCCACGAGACCTACTCCTACTACGGCTCCCTCAACCTCCTCACCTTCAACGTGGGCTACCATAACGAGCACCACGACTTCCCCAGCATCCCGGGGCGACGGCTCCCTCTG GTGAAGAAAATCGCTGCGGAGTACTACGATGATCTTCCCCAGTACACGTCGTGGGTCAGGGTCCTGTATGACTTTATCATGGATGATGATCTGAGCCCATACTCTCGCATTAAGAGAAAGCTGAAGGGGGAGGTTAAACAGGAGTGA